ATCTGATTATATGCGAAATTATTTTAATTCACATAAATTCAGAAATTCTAGATAAGAATAACCAAATTGATCAAAATAAAGTTAAACTCGTAGGACGGCTTGGAAATAACTGGTACTGTAAAGGTTTTGGTCAAAGTCTTTTTGAAATTCAAAAACCTAAATAAATTAAATAAAATGAGCAACTTATCAATAACAGGTACACTAACAAAAAAAAATCAAATAGAAAACATTGAAAACAAAGAGGGCAAAAAATGGATAAAACAAACATTTCTGATTGACATAGGTCAAGATTATAATAGTAAAATATGCTTTCAATTATTCGGGGAAGAAAAGGTGAAAATTCTTGAATCATATAACATAGGGGATAGAATTGAAGTTTTCTTTAACATATCTTCGAGAGAATATAATAATCGATACTATCACAATATAGATGCATGGAAGATTAATCCATCAAATAATTCAAATCTAAACCCAGATTCAGAAGAAAAAGAAGAATTACCTTTTTAAAGATGATTAAAAAATTAGAAAATACTATTAGAAAAACTCTACCAAGTCCTTTCTCAATTGCTGTTATTCTAACTATCATAATTATTTTTCTAGCCTTATTACTAACTGACTATAAACTATCATTTGTAATCACGGCATGGGAAAAGGGACTTTGGAATAATGCGCTAATGAATTTTGCAATGCAAATGATGTTAATGTTAGTATTAGGTTATGTTTTAGCATTAACAAATTTCTCAAAAAAAATTATAGAAAAAATCACACCTTTATGTAATAATTCAGCTAATGCAGCATTCTGGGTT
This sequence is a window from Flavobacteriales bacterium TMED191. Protein-coding genes within it:
- a CDS encoding DUF3127 domain-containing protein: MSNLSITGTLTKKNQIENIENKEGKKWIKQTFLIDIGQDYNSKICFQLFGEEKVKILESYNIGDRIEVFFNISSREYNNRYYHNIDAWKINPSNNSNLNPDSEEKEELPF